AGCCGGCACAAAAGGCCCCGAGGGTGAAATCGCCGGTCTGCGACGACGCGGCTACGATCCGGTCACGTCGTCCCAGAGCGATTTCAGCCCCGAATCGTCGTCGGCGAGTCCCTCGAGCTTCCGGAGGGTCTTCTCCTCTTGGGCGAGGTTGCGCTCGAGCGGTTCGGTGACGGCGGCCCCGAGGTCGCCCCGCTCCGCGAGTTCGAGCAGTCCCTCGTAGCTGGTGATCTCGAGCCGCTCGGTTCGGATCGCCGCGTTGCGGTAGTAAACGTTCCGGAGGGCGTCGTCCGCGACTCCGGCGTCGATCCCCTCTCGCTCGGCCAACAGGCCGTCGACGATCCGGTTGGGTCGTCGGTTCGGCTCCCGGCCGAGCGCCGCGAACGCCGCCTCGACGTTCTCGACCTGTCGCTCCGTCTCCCTGCGGTGGATCGCGAACCCCTTGCTGAGATTGTCGTTGGTCGCCAACTGCGACATGTCGTCCAAGGCGTCGACCAGCCGCACCTCCATGTCGTAGACGGCCTCGAGTTCGTAGGCGAACAGGGCTTCGACGTCGCGGATCTCTGACTGACGGTCGCTCACGGTGGGTTCGACCCTCGCTTCGCCGAGCAGTCACAAAGCCGTTTTTCCGCCCCACCGGACGGTCTCGAGGCGGTGAACGTCCTCGAGCGGAGCGCGCTCGGTCGTCCTCGCTGAGGTCGGTCGACCCGTCCGTCAGCGTCGCTCCCCCAGCGGGCGCTCACCGGCTTCGGGGTAATCGACGCGGTCTACGCGGTGATTTCTCGCGAACCACCATTTGAGGATTCGATTTCCCGGGGCCGAGGTGGCGACGCGAACGCCGGCGGCGAGCAGCGGCGCGCGCCACCGCTCCGGAACCACGCTCGCGACGATCCCTCCGACTTTCCCCGTCCAACCGACCGTGTATCGGCGCTTCGGCGTATCGCTGTTCGCCGCCTCGAGTATCGTCTCGGCGACCGCTTCGGGAGACGCGATGCCGAGCCCGCCCGCCTTGACGGTGTGGAGCAGTTCGTGCAACTCGTAGAGGTCGGTGTAGGCCGTCCCGTGATCGACGTCGACGAGTTCCTCGCGGATCCGATCGTAGAGGGGCGTCGCCGCGACCGTCGGTTCGACGACCACCACGTCGATACCGAGGTCTCGTACCTCCTGACGGAGGGTCAAACTGACGGCGTCGAGCGCCGCCTTCGAGCCGTTGTAGGCCCCCATGCCCGCGATCGGCAACCGCGCCGTGATGCTCGTGACGTTGACGATCGTCCCGGACCGCTGCCGGCGCATGTGCGGGAGCGCGGCGCGCACCAGCCGCTGTGGACCGAAGGTGTTCACGTCGTACTGCTCGCGGACCTTGTCGATGGGGACGTCCTCGATGGGGCCCAGTTGCCCGAAGCCGGCGTTGTTGACGAGACAGTCGATCCGACCCCGTTCCTCGACGATGCGGTCGACCGCTCGATCGACGTCCGCGTCCGACGTGACGTCGAGGCCCATCGTGGTCGCGCCGGCCGCCTCGAGGTCGGTCAGCGACTCGGTATCGCGGGCCGTCGCGTAGACGTCCCAGCCGTCCCGGAGGAACGCCCGAGCGGTCGCGCGTCCGATACCTGAGGAACAACCGGTGATGAGGACCGTGTCGGCCATGCGGTGATACACGCGCTCACGGGGGATAGTACCCGGGCGGGACTGTGCCGACGTCGACGACTCCCCGGGATCGGCTCGCGGTCGCGCTCGGCCGTACCGCGAAGTCGAGCCGTCGACCACAGCCGAACTCGAGCGCGTTCCGAATCCCCGCGGCGATGCGCTCCTCGTCGGAGAGGTCGGGGACCAGTTCCTCGTCGACCGACTCGTCCTCGGACAGCACCTGTACGGATCGGATGGTGAACTCGGCAACCGCCTCCGCAGGGACTCGGTTCGGAGCCGTCCGGCCGTCGACGCCGCTCCGAGCGGTTCTCGACCGCGGGATGGCAGGCGGCAGGCTTTACTCCTCCCTGCGAGTGCGTGCGTCCATGGACGAATGGCGACTGTTCGGGGGGTTCGATCGCGGCCGCCGAGGTCGGGATCGGTCGCCCGTCGCGGTCCCGAGGGAAAGCGGTCGCGCGGCCGAGCAGACGCGTCGCGATCGAGGTGATCGACGGCTCGGCGTCGGAACGGAGTCTGCGGGGACGCGACCGGACGGAGTGCCGTCGGTGACGTGGACGGAGACGGGAACGGAAGCGGAGACGGAAACGGAGGTGATTCCGTGAGCAACCGCTCGCTCGGAACGATCGGCGCGGCGGCCGCGCTGACGCTGCCGTGGATGCTCCTCTGGGCGACGACCGACGCGCTGCCCGCGCTCGGATTCGGGCCGACGTTCGGCGGGCTCTCGACGCTCGGCACCGTCGCGGCCAGCGGAGTCTCGATCCTCGGTGCCGCGTTCCTACTCGCGTGGGCTGCCGAGACCGCCGAGAAGGACGTCCCCCGGGCGTTCGCGATCGCGGTCCTCGCGGTGCTGGCGGTCGCCCCTGAGTACGCGGTCGACGCCCTCTACGCGTGGAACGCGGGCCAGTTCGCGGGCACCGAGCGCGGGATCGAGGCCGGCAACCTCGCCGTCGCCAACATGACCGGCGCCAACCGGATCCTCATCGGCCTCGGCTGGTCGGGTATCGCGCTGTTCACGGTCTTCCGGCGCGATTCGAGGGAAGATCCCGCCGTCATCAACCGCGACGGCTATCTCCGCGATTCGGTCAGGATCGATCCCGACATCAGCCTCGAGATCGTCTTCCTGTTGCTGGCGACGCTGTGGGCGTTCCTAGTGCCGCTGAACGGCGGTATCGACGCGCTGGACATGGCCTTTCTGGTCGGCCTGTACGTCGCCTACATCGCGATCATCCTCCGCGGCGACGTCGAGCCCAACGAGATGCACACCGGCGTCCCGGCATACCTCCAGTCGTTCTCTAAGCCGAAGCGGATCGCCAGCGTCGTCGGGCTGTTCGCCTACTCCGGGCTGGTGATCTTCGTCGCCGTCGAGCCGTTCGCCCACGGGCTCGAGGATCTCGGCACCGAGGCCGGGATTCCGCCCTTCTTCATGATCCAGTGGATCGCGCCGCTGGCCTCCGAGTCGCCGGAGCTGATCGTCGTCGCCTACCTCGTCAACAAGACCCGATCGACGGCCGGCTTCAACGCCCTCATCTCCTCGAAGCTCAACCAGTGGACGCTGCTCATCGGGACGCTCGTGGTCGTCTACTCGCTCGCGCTGGGCCAGTACGGCGCGCTGCCGTTCGACCAGAAGCAGATGGGCGAGATCTGGCTCACCGCCGCCCAGTCGTTCTTCGCCATCGCGCTCCTGATCGACTTCGAGGTTACGGCCCGGGAAGCGGTCGCCCTGCTCGTGCTGTTCGTCTCGCAGGTGCTGCTCGAGTTCGCCGTGATCCGCGAGGTCGTCACGCTGCCGATCTCGACCTACCAGATGCTGCTCGTCTATAGCGCCGTCTACATCGTCCTCGGGCTGGCGTTGTTCGTCCACCGACGGTCGGAACTGCGGCGGATCGTCGAGCGGACCGGCAGCACGATCAGCAGCGCCGTCTCCGGGCGCGAGCGGCCCCACGGGGCGGACGACTGACCGCGACGGGCCGACGCGGTCGTCGCGGTCGGACGGGGGACCGATGGGCGACCCGCGATACGGAACGATCCGTTTTTGCACCGATTCCCCCAATCGGCGGTATGGAGAAGCTCATCGAGTCCCTTTCCGACGCCCCGATCATCGACAAGGACGGCTACGAGTACCTCGTCCACCCGATCAGCAACGGCGTGCCGATGCTCGACCCCGACCTGCTGCGCGAGGTCGTCGTCGAGGTCATGCAGACGGCCGATCTGGACGTCGACAAGATCGTCGCCCCGGAGGCGATGGGGATCCACCTCGCGACCGCCCTCTCCCTGCAGACCGACATCCCGCTGGTCGTGATCCGCAAACGTCCCTACGGCCTCGAGGGCGAGGTCTCGCTCCACCAGCAGACCGGCTACTCCGAGTCGGAGATGTACATCAACGACGTCGAGGCGGGCGACCGCGTCCTGATCGTCGACGACATGCTCTCGACCGGCGGGACGCTGGCGGCCATCTGCACCGCGCTGGACGACATCGGCGCCGATATCGTCGACATCGTGGTCGTGATGCGGAAGGTCGGCGACTCCGCGCTCGACGAGACGCCGTTCGAGGCGACGAGCCTCCTCGACATCACCGTCGAAGACGGCGAAGTCACGGTTCACTGATCGGCGCTCGTTCGGCTTCCATCGTTCGTTTCGCCGGACCGGGTAGCGGCGGCTCCGCGTCGCTGCTATCGCACTTCTATGCACGATAGTGCATATAGTCGCCCCCGGACGGCCGCTCGATGAGCGCATATACGAGAGTTTTTGTACATCGATTCGCTACGGAGAGGGTATAGCATGTCGAACGAAACTGACGGGGGCATTCAGATCGAATACGGCGTCGACGACAAACCGCCGTTACCGAAATCGATCCTGCTGGGCTTGCAACACGTCGCGGTCATGATCGTGCCGGCGACGGCGGTGGCGTACGTCGTCGCGAACGGGGTCGGTCTCGAGGCCGACGCGGCCTACCTCGTCCAGATGGTCCTGCTGTTTTCCGGACTGGCGACGATGGTCCAGGCCTACACCGTCGGCCCGGTCGGCGCTCGGCTGCCGATCGTCATGGGCTCGAGTTTCACCTTCGTCGGCGCGACGATCGATATCGGCGCCAGCTTCGGGCTGGCCGCCGTCTTCGGCGCGATTCTCGTCACCGGCTTCGTCGTCGAAGGCCTGATCGGCTGGCAGTTCAAACGCATCAAACCCTTCTTCCCGCCGCTGGTGACCGGCCTCGTCGTCGTCATCATCGGCCTCTACCTCGTTCCCGTCGCGATGGACTACGTCGCCGGCGGCTCCGCCGCCGAAGCGGCGGGCACCTTCGGCGGCCTGCAACACCTCGGACTGGCCGCGCTCGTGCTGGCGATCGCCGTCGGGCTCAACATGTTCACGCGCGGCGTCACGCGACTGCTGTCCGTGCTGGTCGCGATCGTCGTCGGCTACGCGGCCGCCATCGCCCTCACGTTCGCGACGGGCCTCGAGATCGTCGACTTCGGACCCGTCGGCGAGGCCGCGTGGATCGCCCTGCCGTCGCCGACCCGCTTCGGCTTCGAGTTCGAGCCGATCGCGATCGCCACGTTCGCCGTCCTCTTTCTGGTCTCCTCGATGGAGACCGTCGGCGACATGTCCGGCGTCACGGCCGCCGAAGGCCGGAACCCGACCGACGAGGAGTTCCGCGGCGGGCTGTTCAACGACGGCCTGCTGAGTTCGCTCGGCTCGATCTTCGGCGCGTTCCCGATCACCTCGTTCTCCCAGAACGTCGGCATCGTCAACTTCACCGGCGTGATGAGCCGCCACGTCGTCGGCATCGGCGGCGTCTTCCTCGCCGTCCTCGGCCTGAGTCCCAAAGTGGGCGCCGCCGTCACGACGATCCCCAGCGCGGTCTTCGGCGGCGCGGTGTTGCTGATGGCCGGGATGGTCGCCGCGAGCGGGTTCCGACTGATCGTCACGCACGTCGAACTCGATCGCCGGAACACGGTCATCGTCGCCGTTTCGCTCGGCCTCGGTCTCGGCATCGCGACGACGCCCGAGGCCCTCGCGGGACTGCCGAGCCGCGCCGAACTGTTCTTCGGCCAGCCGGTCATCGCGACCGCGCTGTCGGCGCTGGCGCTCAACACGTTCGTCCCCGGCGACTCGAGCCCGCTGTTCGACGCCGCCCCCGTGGCGACCGACGCGAGCGCGGACTCGGAGACCCCCGCCGCCGGGCCGAGCGACGACTGAGCACCGCCGGCGTTCTCGAACCCGAGACGGTCTCTAACGCCTAAATAATCCTTTTCCGGTCGTTCGTGGTACCGCCGTCCATGCCAGACGTCGTAATCGTCGGCGGCGGTCCCGCCGGCCTGAGCGCAGCGTTGTTCACCGCGAAGAACGACCTCGAGACGGTCGTCTTCGACACCGACGAGACCTGGATGCACAAGGCGCACCTGTTCAACTACCCCGGAATCCGGAGCATCAGCGGCAGCGAGTTCATGGAACTGACCCGCGGGCAGGTCAGCGATCGCGGCGCCGACGTCCGCGTCGGCGAGGAGGTGACCGACGTCGACCCCGGCGGCGACGGCTTCACCATCGAAACAGAGGACGACGCTTACGACGCCGATTACGTCGTCCTCGCGACGGGCGCCGACCGGTCGATGGCCGAGGATCTCGAGGTAGACTTTTCCGACGACGGCACCGTCGACGTCGATCTGGACACCGAGACGAGCGTCGACGACCTCTACGCGACGGGCGCGATGGTCCGCGACGAGGAGTGGCAGGCCGTCATCGCCGCGGGCGACGGCGCCTCGGCCGCGCTGGACATTCTGAGCAAGGAGAAGGGTGAGCACTTCCACGACTTCGACGTTCCCGACGACGTCGCGTGATTCCGGACGGTCCATCGTACTCCCGACGGTGTCGGTTCCTCGAGTCGCCTCGAGTGATGCGCCGCCGGTTCGTCGCCGATCTCTAATCTCCGTTTAGAGCACGTGTGGAGGAGATTTTCGGGCGATAGATGAGCCGATTTGTGGCCTGCGTGTTCGGGGCCCACGACTAAGCGCGTAGTCGTCGCCGGTATTCGTATGGCGACTACCAACGTCGACCGCATCGACGACCTCGAGGAACTGTTCCACCACAAACTCGCCCAGATGTACTACACCGAGCAGGAACTCGTCGAGGCGTTAGACGAGATGGCGATCAACGCGAGCAACGATCGGATGAGCGAGGGCTTCGCGGACCACCGCGACGAGACCCGGACGCACGTCCAGCGTCTGGAGGAGGTCTTCGCGGCTCTCGACCGGCCGGCGGAGCGACGAGAGGATCCCGTCCTCGACGCGCTCGAGCAGGAGCGGGCGACCCTCGAAGACGCTATCGAGGACGACGACATGCTCAACATGGCCTATCTGAACGCCGCGATGATGACCGAGCGCATCGAGATGACGTCCTACGAGGGCCTCACCACGATGGCGAACAAGATCGGGTACGACAACGAGATCAAGAAACCCCTCAAGTCCAACCACGACGAGGAAGAGTCGACTTACCGCGAACTGTCGGCGATGGAGACGGCCTCGGACATGAAGTCGCTGTGGGACCGGCTGACCCCGTCGTAGGGCCCGTGATTAGCAGCGATACCGGAACGCTCCCCGGCGGCCACCCCTACGTCAGCGTCGGGAGCGGTGATCGCGCGCTCGTCGTCATGCCGGGGTTCGGCGACGCGATGTTCTCCGGCAGTTATCCACCGTTTTCGGGGTGGACGCTCGCCCCTTACTTCGCTCGATACCTCGACGAGTACACCGTTTACGTCCTCAGTCGCCCGCGCGGGCTGCCGGCGGGATACGACGAGGACGACGCGATCGCCTCGCACACCGCGGCGTTCGAAGCGATCGCCGGCTCAAGCAACGGCGTCGACGTGATCGGCATCTCGATGGGCGGTCTGATCGGGCAGGCCCTCGCTCGCCGAGAGCCGGAACTGGTCGACCGCCTCGTTCTCGCGAACACCGCCTGTCGACTCGACGGCGACGCCCGATCGACCGTGCGGCGGCTCGAACGCTTCGCCCGCGAGCGCGACTGGGCGTCGATCCGCTCGGAACTGGCCGTCGCGATGTTCTCCGACGGGCGCGCGATGGCGTATCCGCTCACGCTCCAGACGGCCGGCCGATTCGTGCAACCCCGCCCGGCCGTCCCGGCCGACGTCCGGCGCTCGCTCGAGTTCATCCTCGAGTTCGACGGCTGCGATCGACTCGCGGCGATCGACCAGCCCACGCTGGTCTTCGCCGGCGAGCGGGATCCGTACTTCACCGCGGACCTCGCGCGCGAGACCGCCGACGGGCTGTCGAACGGGGAGCTCGAGATCGTTTCGGGCGCGAAACACGGCGCCTTCCACGAGCGAAAGCTCACGTTCGACTCGCGAGTTCGGTCGTTCCTCGAGCGGACGGCACCGAAGGCGCTCGAGGCCTGAGGAGCGTTCCGACTGACGGAGAGTCGTGGCTGCGAACGGTATTACGGAAGATTCGAGGCGAAAGCCTCGCGCTTCAGCGCGGGGTGGATGTCAAGCCGGCTCGCTCTCGCTCGAGACGCCGCTCCGCTCCGAGAGCCACTCGCGGGCCCGCGGCCACCACTCGTCGTGGGCCTCGGGAGCCACCGACGTCCCGACGTGACTCGTCGGGAACTCGAGGGCGGCCGCGTCCTCGCTGGCGACGGCCTCGAGGAAGGGGCGAGCGGCCCGCGGTGGGACGAATTCGTCCTCGGTCCCGAGGATCAACAGGACCGGCATGTCGATCCGTTCGAGGTCGACGGACCGACCGTGCAGTTCCCAGGTGCCCTCGAGCAGTCGATTCTCGAGGACCAGTTCCGTGACGAACTCCGCGTAGGCCGCGCCGGAGAGCGCCGGGCCGCCCGCGGCCCACGAGCGCTTCCGGCCGTACTCCTCGACGACGGCGGGGTCGTCGAGCCGATCCCAGAGCCGCAGCGGGTTCGTCACGGTGTACTCGACGGGCTTGCGAAGCGCCAGCGCGGCCTCGAGCAGCGGCGACGGGACGGCGTCGAAGGCGTCGGCGATCTGCTGGGGGTCGTGGTTGGCCGCCAGCGTTCGCACGAGGTCGATGCCGTCCGCGCTATCGACGGCCTCGGTCGACGGGCCGGTGTGCGCGTCGGAGCCGTCGCGGCACGCGGTTCCGACTCGCCGTCGGCGGCCGTCTCGAACGCGAGCGGCGGTCCCTGAAGGACGAGGGTCCGAACGTCGTCTGGAAAGAGACCCGCGTAGCCGGCAGCCAGCGGGGCGCTCGTCGAGTAGCCGTGGAGGTGAACCGCGTCCGAACCGGTCTCTTCGCGGACGTGATCGATGCAGTCGTACAGGAATCGACAGACGTAATCGCCGAGGTCGAGCGAGCGGTCGAGCGGCGAGGCGTCGCCCCACTCGACGACGTAGACGGGGAACCCGTCGTCGAGGAACCCACTGACGACGCTCCGGTCGTCGGCGAAGTCGAGGATCGACGGGTCGTTGATGAAGGGATACGCGATCGCCAGTGGCACGTCCCGACGTTCGTCGGCGGGAACACGGGGTTCGTACCGTCGGAGCGACGCCGGTCCTTCCTCGTAGACGACCTCGTAGGGGGTGACGCCGGGCTCGGCGGTCGCGAGTTGGCCCGTGCGCAGCGGGGCCTGTGCGATTTTCGCCGGCGTTCTGGCGGTCCGATCGAGGGTCTGTCGATAGAATTCTCGCGGATCCATCTGCTGAGTCTGACCCGATTACCGGTTAGGCGGCTATCAGGACCGTCCCTGCACACTCCGCAGGTACTCTCGGGGGACCGGCACGCCGGTGATGGCGACGACCTCGGCGCGATCCGTCGTCGCGAGACGAGCCCAGACGGCGGCCGAGCACCGCCTCTCCCGAGACGTGCATGAGTATGTCACCCACATAGTTTATGCTCGTGGCCGCTCTAGCGAGGAGTACAGTCGGGCGATAGCAAGTCCGACGGCCGATGGGCGCACCGTGCTCGACGGCGGGCCGCGCACCTTCGTGACGTATTGCAACGGGCGTCCACCGTCGCTCCGGACCCGTTATCGCGCGGCCCGTTTCCGCGATCCCGTCGAGACCCAACGAACGACGAACCCTTTTCACCGGTCAGTCCACCGGGAGCGGGGACGACTCGAGGCTCGCGTCGGAACGCCCCCGCTCTCGGATTCGCCGCGTTTTCTCCGCCGTCTCGTCCGGGAGCCCCGCGATTCGAGGTGCGTGTCGATCTGTCGTGGGTAACTTTCACACATATATCTTTTTGTTCTCGACTGCATAACAGCCTGCAAGAATGCAGTACGACGCCGTTCTGTTCGACTTCGACGGCGTCGTGGTCGAGAACCCCTCGCCACGGCGCATGTACGACGCGCTCGCGCGGACCTACGAGCAGCTCGGCCGCTCCGACCCCGCGGCGGAGACGGTCCAGGAGGTGCTGAGCGGCGACTTCGAATCGATCGCCGACCGCTGTCGACGGCTCGAGGTCGACACCGATACCTTCTGTTCGCAGGCGGCCAGCGAAATGATCCGGACCCAGCTCGCGGACGTCGAACGCGGCCTGCGTTCGATGTACGACGACGTCGCCGCCGTGCGATCGCTCGAGGCGCCGCTGGGGGTCGTCAGCGACAACCACCCGACCGTGGTCTCGCGGCTGCTCGACCGCTTCGGCCTTCGATCGCTGTTCGAGACCGTCTACGGCTGTCCGCTCACCCCCGACGGTCTCTCCCGGCGCAAGCCCGATCCGACCAACATCGAACGCGCCATGGACTCCCTCGAGGCCGAGTCGGCGCTGTACGTCGGCGATCGACCGGTCGACGTGCAGGCGGCCCACAACGCGGCAGAGGACGTGATAGACGCTGTCGTCGGGAACGGTATCGCCCGCGGGCGTCTCCTTGAACAGCGCGACGCCGTACGCCGCGTCCGCGTCGCAGTCGACGCAGGTCCCGGGTCCGTGCCGGCTGCCGGTGCTCCGGTGACCGGTGCCCGTGTACTCCTCGCCCGCCGTTCGGAACGCCGCGCAGTCCCGACAGAGCCGCCACCGATTGTCGACGTCGGCGAGTTCGAAGATGTGGTACGCCATCTCGTGTTGGGTGAACGGTACCGCCGCGTTACAGAAGAGACAGTCCATGGCCGGCCGTGCGCCGAGGAGGTGTGTAACGGTTTCCCACGAACTGTCAGGGAGCGACGCGCCGCACGGGGCCGACGCGAGTCGACCGCGACGACGCTCGGATCGCCGCAGATTCCGGCCATCGCTTTTTGCACTCGAGGGTGGGAGCGACCGCTATGAACGACGCGGACTGGAACGACCTTCGATCGCAGTGTACGGCCCTCGAGTCCGGCGCACAGCTCCTGACGCCGCTGTCCGAGCGGCCGTTCCGAATCGAGACCGACGCCGAGGACCGAATCGTCGTCCGCTTCGCGGACAGCACCGAGGAACGCCCGCTCTGGCGCGAGCAGTTCGGCGTCTTCGACGACCGGCTCGAGGACCAGGGAATGGCCGTCGACGATCTGCAGCCGGGCGTCGAACCCTACGCGGCGGTCCTCACGCTCTCCGACTCGTACGCCGTCGAGGGCGACACGATCGTCAGAGACGAGGACGCGACGGGCGGCGAGAGCCCGTTTCTCGTCTCGGCTGCCGACGCGCGAACGCCGTCTCGGCTGCCGACGCGCGCCCGCTCTGGCGCGAGCAGTTCGGCGTCTTCGACGACCGCTCGAGGACCAGGAATGGCCGTCGACGATCTGCAGCCGGGCGTCAGACCCTACGCGCAGCGTCCTCGCTCTCCGACTCGTACGCCGTCGAGGGCGACACGATCGTCAGAGACGAGGACGCGACGGGCGGCGAGAGCCCGTTTCTCGTCTCGGCTGCCGACGCGCGAACGCCGCCGGAGCGGCTCCACGACGACGCCCTGCTGTTGGCCCACCTCGTCGAACACCTAGACGTCGACGACCACGGCGCCCTCGAGTCGCTCGATACCGAGTCCCTGACGGACTACTACGTCCTCGCCTCGGACGTCCAGCGCGGCGCCGACGGGGTCCGCGCGACGGCCCGAGACGAACTGCTCGAGCGGCTCGGGCCCGAGCAGGAACTGCACGGCCGCTTCGGGACCGTCCGGCGGACGACCCGCACGCGCCGCCGCCCGAAGGACGACGAGACCGTTCTCGCCGCGCTCGACGAGCGCGGGATCCCCCGCGAGTGGGTCCTCGGCGTCGACCCGGACAAACTCGACGTCGTGCTGTCGGTGACCGACCTCGAGGAGGACGCGGTGTTCGACGCCGAGGAGGACGTCTACGTCCAGAAGATCGGCGTCGACGAGGACGAGAAGTACTCGCGGCTGCAGGGCCTGGCCGACCGCATCGACGAACTCGCGGACGCCGAGGGCGAGGCGCTCACCGACGACCTCGAGGCGATCGAGGAGCGCCTCGAGGAGGCGCTGACGGCGGGGTAGTCGGCTCGGTCCGACGGTCGTAACCGCGAAATCCGATACCCGTTTCCGAGAGCCGGCCCTACCGGTCGGTAGCCATGCGTTCCCGCTCGACGGGCACCCGCTTCCTGATGGTCGCCGTCGGCTGCCTGCTCCTCCTGACGTACCTCGGGGTCGCCGGGATCGGCTACCTGGCGCTCGCCGCCCTCTGGCGGGCGGCCCCCGACCCCGCGACGACCGCGCTCGTCGTCGTCGGAACCGGACTGCTGGTCGGCTACCTGAGCTACCGGTTCGGCACGTCGGCGGTCCTCTCGCGGCTCGAGGCCGTCGAACTCCCGCGGTCGCGGGCCCCGAAGCTCTACTACCGACTCGACCGCCTCGAGGAACGGATGGGCGTCGACGCGCCGACGATCTACGTCGCTCAACTCCCGGCGCCCAACGCGTTCGCCATCGGCTCGGCGCGCAGCGGCGCGATCGTCCTCGACCGGTCGCTGCTTCGATTCCTGACCGTCGACGAACTCGAGGGGCTGCTCGCCCACGAGCTCGCCCACCTCGAGGGGTACGACGCGTTCGTCCAGACGCTGGCGCTGAGCGTGTTTCAGACGGTCGCCGGGCTCCTCGTTCTGCTGTGCTCGCCGCTCCTGTTGGCGATCGTCGGCGCCGCGCGGGCGATCGCGTTGATGCGCGGCCGCCCCGGCGCGTGGCCGCGCACGATCTTCGGTCGCCTCCTCCGGCGCCTCGAGCGCGGCGTCCAACTGGCGTTCCTGCTGGTGACCCTCGCCGTCCGCGCCCACTCGCGCCGGCGGGAGTACGCCGCCGACGACCGCGCGGCCGCGGTCACCGGGAACCCGCTCGCGCTCGCCCGCGCTCTTCGGAAGATCCAGCGCGTGGCCGATCCGCGCCGCGGGCTGCTCTCGCCGCTGTACGTGCACACCGAGGACGACGACTGGACGCGGCTCTTCTCG
This portion of the Haloterrigena gelatinilytica genome encodes:
- a CDS encoding M48 family metallopeptidase, with protein sequence MRSRSTGTRFLMVAVGCLLLLTYLGVAGIGYLALAALWRAAPDPATTALVVVGTGLLVGYLSYRFGTSAVLSRLEAVELPRSRAPKLYYRLDRLEERMGVDAPTIYVAQLPAPNAFAIGSARSGAIVLDRSLLRFLTVDELEGLLAHELAHLEGYDAFVQTLALSVFQTVAGLLVLLCSPLLLAIVGAARAIALMRGRPGAWPRTIFGRLLRRLERGVQLAFLLVTLAVRAHSRRREYAADDRAAAVTGNPLALARALRKIQRVADPRRGLLSPLYVHTEDDDWTRLFSTHPDTSERVERLVERARTGSANGRSQRVQ